In one Campylobacter insulaenigrae NCTC 12927 genomic region, the following are encoded:
- a CDS encoding chorismate mutase / prephenate dehydratase, with translation MKEIEILRSKVDNIDDKILSLLNERMLYVKNIGEIKKNIGGSIYRPERERAIINRLKNQNNGLLDQNAIEAIYQEIFAVSRNLEMPQSIAYLGPEGSYTHQATRSRFGAMSRYIPLANIEDVFKELVHKEAKYGVVPIENNTAGAVGVTLDCLGKYEEIKIFAELYMDIHHSFVSMSENLKEIKRIYSHPQGYNQCKNFLESHDLNEVEFIASKSTANAAYLASMDTKSAAICSKIAAKLYNVPILFERIEDNLANRTRFLILSDIKLPQMSHCKTSILAHTAHKPGGLSDLLYEFKKEGINLTKLESRPIKTREFIHSFFIDFEGHIDDDNVQRVLKKADYIQWLGSYLSGENNEI, from the coding sequence ATGAAAGAAATAGAAATACTACGAAGTAAAGTAGATAATATTGATGATAAAATTTTAAGCTTACTTAATGAAAGAATGCTTTATGTAAAAAATATAGGAGAAATTAAAAAGAATATAGGTGGAAGTATTTATAGACCAGAGCGAGAGCGAGCTATCATCAATAGGCTTAAAAATCAAAACAATGGTTTATTAGATCAAAATGCTATTGAAGCTATTTATCAAGAAATTTTTGCTGTTTCAAGAAATTTAGAAATGCCTCAAAGTATAGCTTATTTAGGGCCTGAAGGTAGTTATACACATCAAGCCACTAGAAGTCGTTTTGGAGCTATGAGTCGTTATATTCCACTAGCAAATATAGAAGATGTTTTTAAGGAGCTTGTTCATAAAGAAGCTAAATATGGTGTTGTTCCTATCGAAAATAATACAGCAGGTGCTGTTGGCGTTACGCTTGATTGTTTAGGTAAATACGAAGAAATTAAAATTTTTGCAGAACTTTATATGGATATTCATCATTCTTTTGTAAGTATGAGTGAAAATTTAAAAGAAATTAAAAGAATTTATTCTCATCCACAAGGTTATAATCAATGTAAAAATTTTTTAGAAAGTCATGATTTAAATGAGGTTGAATTTATAGCGAGTAAATCTACAGCTAATGCGGCTTATTTAGCTTCTATGGATACAAAATCAGCTGCAATTTGTTCTAAAATAGCAGCTAAACTTTATAATGTCCCTATTTTATTTGAAAGAATCGAAGATAATTTAGCTAATCGCACAAGATTTTTGATATTAAGTGATATAAAATTACCACAAATGAGTCATTGTAAAACTTCTATTTTAGCTCATACTGCTCATAAACCAGGGGGCCTTAGTGATTTACTATATGAATTTAAAAAAGAAGGTATTAATCTTACAAAATTAGAATCACGTCCTATAAAAACAAGAGAATTTATTCATAGTTTTTTTATAGATTTTGAAGGACATATTGATGATGATAATGTTCAAAGAGTTTTAAAAAAAGCTGATTATATACAATGGCTTGGTTCGTATTTATCAGGAGAAAATA
- a CDS encoding HAD-IIA family hydrolase → MLFLDVQGTLISDIDKSPIEGSLQLFKTLNKEKIPYVVITNNTKNLNFLNKLQDLGFEIKENAYIDPFHVLKDYLKPCKVAAFGSKEFLYSLEILGYEIDFKNPQAFLVASYDEFKFEDFAYMNEYIKHGIKAIAMHEGSIYKKNHRLYPGVGSIMAMLKNSYDFEYCVVGKPSKAFYTSALNLLKIQNSKAKFEDVMIISDDYKGDLIGAKELGMQTSLVLSGKISDTKGLDLTKLNFVYDSIKEYYISRFA, encoded by the coding sequence ATGCTTTTTTTAGATGTTCAAGGTACTTTAATTTCAGATATAGATAAAAGTCCAATAGAAGGTTCTTTGCAACTTTTTAAGACTTTAAACAAGGAAAAAATTCCTTATGTTGTTATTACCAATAATACTAAAAACTTAAATTTTTTAAATAAACTGCAAGATTTGGGTTTTGAAATTAAGGAAAATGCTTATATTGATCCGTTTCATGTTTTAAAAGATTATTTAAAACCATGTAAAGTGGCAGCTTTTGGGTCAAAAGAATTTTTGTATAGTCTTGAAATATTAGGATATGAAATTGACTTTAAAAATCCGCAAGCTTTTTTGGTAGCTAGTTATGATGAGTTTAAATTTGAAGATTTTGCTTATATGAATGAATATATTAAACATGGGATTAAAGCAATTGCTATGCACGAGGGGAGTATTTATAAAAAAAATCATCGTCTCTATCCAGGCGTTGGTAGTATTATGGCTATGTTAAAAAATTCTTATGATTTTGAATATTGTGTTGTAGGTAAGCCAAGCAAAGCCTTTTATACTAGTGCTTTAAATTTATTAAAAATTCAAAATTCAAAAGCAAAATTTGAAGATGTAATGATTATTAGCGATGATTACAAAGGAGACTTAATAGGTGCTAAAGAACTTGGTATGCAGACATCTTTGGTTTTAAGTGGTAAAATTTCAGATACAAAAGGTTTGGATTTGACTAAGTTGAATTTTGTATATGATAGTATTAAAGAGTATTATATATCGAGGTTTGCATGA
- the lysA gene encoding diaminopimelate decarboxylase, which translates to MDYYKLANEYQTPFYIYDFDKIKERFDKLKNAFKARKSQIFYAVKANSNLSVLKFLASLDSGFDCVSAGEIYRALKAGAKNYKIIFSGVGKSIEEIEFALNKNILYINIESEAEMFLIEQIASKMQRSARISIRVNPNVDAKTHPYISTGLHENKFGVDIENAKRMYIYAKKSSFLEPVGVHFHIGSQILDISSIQEASKIVSQLLRELIVLNINLKFFDIGGGLGVCYKDEQEPNLYEYAQGILASLQGLDVCIGMEPGRFLVANAGEFVTKVLYEKCNGEKRFVIVDGAMNDLLRPSLYKAYHEIELLTDNIKGNLSLCDIVGGVCESGDFLAQNRKLVPTKTGDLIIVKGAGAYGFSMSSNYNTRNRVCELAKENDKIRIIRKRESYADQVALEVEYLKD; encoded by the coding sequence ATGGATTATTATAAATTAGCAAATGAGTATCAAACCCCATTTTATATTTATGACTTTGATAAGATTAAAGAGCGTTTTGATAAACTAAAAAATGCCTTTAAAGCAAGGAAATCTCAAATTTTTTACGCTGTTAAAGCGAATTCTAATTTAAGTGTTTTAAAATTTTTGGCTTCTTTAGATAGCGGATTTGATTGTGTGAGTGCTGGTGAAATTTATAGAGCTTTAAAAGCTGGAGCTAAAAATTATAAAATTATTTTTAGTGGTGTAGGAAAGAGTATTGAGGAAATCGAATTTGCTTTAAATAAAAATATACTTTATATTAATATTGAAAGTGAAGCTGAGATGTTTCTTATAGAACAAATTGCAAGTAAAATGCAAAGAAGTGCAAGAATTAGTATAAGGGTCAATCCAAATGTAGATGCAAAGACTCATCCTTATATTTCTACTGGTTTGCATGAAAATAAATTTGGTGTGGATATTGAAAATGCTAAAAGGATGTATATTTATGCAAAAAAATCTAGTTTTTTAGAGCCTGTTGGGGTGCATTTTCATATCGGTTCTCAGATTTTAGATATTAGCAGCATACAAGAAGCATCAAAAATTGTTTCACAACTACTTAGAGAATTAATTGTTTTAAATATTAATCTTAAATTCTTTGATATAGGAGGAGGGCTTGGGGTTTGTTATAAAGATGAACAAGAGCCAAATTTATATGAGTATGCACAAGGTATTTTAGCAAGTTTGCAAGGACTTGATGTATGTATTGGTATGGAACCTGGAAGATTTTTGGTGGCAAATGCTGGTGAATTTGTTACTAAAGTATTGTATGAAAAGTGTAACGGAGAAAAACGTTTTGTAATTGTTGATGGCGCTATGAATGATTTATTGCGTCCAAGTTTGTATAAAGCTTATCACGAAATAGAACTTTTAACTGATAATATAAAAGGAAATTTAAGTCTTTGTGATATAGTTGGTGGAGTTTGTGAGAGTGGAGATTTCTTGGCACAAAATAGAAAATTAGTTCCTACAAAAACGGGAGATTTGATCATAGTTAAGGGTGCGGGTGCTTATGGGTTTAGTATGAGTAGTAATTACAACACTAGAAACAGAGTTTGTGAGCTTGCAAAAGAAAATGATAAAATAAGAATAATTAGAAAACGAGAAAGTTACGCTGACCAAGTTGCCTTAGAGGTAGAATATTTAAAGGATTAA
- a CDS encoding LptF/LptG family permease, protein MNIFFRYISSLYLKSFFILFFSLTFFFVAIDFLVNFNKIPKSANLELLYVFFLVCSAISYILPLAIVFALILCIFHMIRSNEFVSLYALGLSKNQVVFYPFLWALFFCILYVGLNFTPFAYANEYKSNIVKTGVISREGNEVLIKYNDSFVYIEKTSANSLYNVKIFKIKDLDIKQLIQASNAQFKGNFWDLNEVKSTITPEYLIVSQEGLKIEEFNNLKGLEDFSPKILERISLVENDPSYSIKDALESIIIFSKQSISTSALRTNLYSLILFPFFAPFLMLIIYYYFPITARFFNLAFLAFIFFISVLGVWGLLFLLIRLSKNDILLPELGIMLPIFILMTIGSFYYFKNK, encoded by the coding sequence ATGAATATTTTTTTTCGCTACATCTCATCTTTATATCTAAAATCATTTTTTATATTATTTTTTTCCTTAACTTTTTTCTTTGTAGCGATTGATTTTTTGGTGAATTTTAATAAAATTCCCAAAAGTGCCAATTTAGAACTTCTTTATGTATTTTTTTTAGTATGTTCAGCGATTTCTTATATTTTACCACTTGCTATAGTTTTTGCTTTAATTTTGTGTATATTTCATATGATAAGATCCAATGAATTTGTAAGTTTATATGCTTTAGGACTTAGTAAAAATCAAGTTGTTTTTTACCCATTTTTATGGGCTTTATTTTTTTGTATTTTATATGTTGGATTAAATTTTACACCTTTTGCTTATGCAAATGAATATAAAAGCAATATAGTAAAAACAGGAGTAATATCAAGAGAAGGCAATGAAGTTTTAATAAAATACAACGATAGTTTTGTTTATATAGAAAAAACTAGTGCTAATTCCCTATATAATGTCAAAATTTTTAAGATAAAAGATCTAGATATAAAACAACTTATTCAAGCATCTAATGCGCAATTTAAAGGAAATTTTTGGGATTTAAATGAAGTTAAATCTACAATTACTCCTGAATATTTAATTGTTTCGCAAGAAGGCTTAAAAATAGAAGAATTTAATAATCTTAAAGGGTTGGAAGATTTTTCTCCAAAAATACTAGAACGAATTTCATTGGTAGAAAATGACCCTTCTTATTCTATTAAAGATGCCTTAGAAAGTATTATTATATTTTCTAAACAAAGTATTTCTACAAGCGCTCTTAGAACAAATTTGTATTCTTTAATTTTATTTCCATTTTTTGCACCTTTTTTGATGCTTATAATTTATTATTATTTTCCAATCACTGCAAGATTTTTTAATTTAGCTTTTTTAGCTTTTATATTTTTTATATCAGTACTTGGGGTATGGGGATTATTATTTTTACTTATTAGATTAAGTAAAAATGATATTTTACTTCCAGAGCTTGGTATAATGTTGCCAATTTTTATTTTAATGACAATAGGCAGCTTTTATTATTTTAAAAATAAATAA
- the pth gene encoding aminoacyl-tRNA hydrolase, with product MTLVVGLGNIGEQYDQTRHNVGFMLIDLLIKDLEVTKISNAKFKGELFKSSSTLFLKPSTFMNLSGQSVYAVKEFYKCERIIVIHDDIDLNLGVLKFKIGGTSGGHNGLKSIDGLCGNHYERIRIGIGKNFDVVSHVLGKFTQEEKERLNEILAHAKKALFELLNSNIEIIASKYSLKV from the coding sequence ATGACCTTAGTCGTAGGACTTGGTAATATAGGAGAGCAATACGATCAAACTAGGCATAATGTCGGTTTTATGCTAATTGATTTACTGATAAAAGATTTGGAAGTTACAAAAATTTCCAATGCTAAATTTAAAGGAGAGCTTTTTAAAAGTTCTTCTACCCTTTTTTTAAAACCTTCTACTTTTATGAATCTTTCCGGTCAAAGTGTTTACGCTGTTAAAGAATTTTATAAGTGCGAAAGAATTATAGTCATCCATGATGATATAGATTTGAATTTAGGTGTCTTGAAATTTAAAATAGGTGGCACAAGTGGTGGTCATAATGGACTTAAAAGTATTGATGGTTTATGTGGAAACCATTATGAGAGAATTCGTATAGGTATAGGAAAAAATTTTGATGTAGTTTCTCATGTATTGGGAAAATTTACACAAGAAGAAAAAGAAAGATTAAATGAAATTTTAGCTCATGCAAAAAAAGCTTTGTTTGAACTTTTAAATTCTAACATAGAAATAATTGCTTCAAAGTATTCTTTGAAGGTTTAA
- a CDS encoding 50S ribosomal protein L25/general stress protein Ctc, with product MLEGIVRESIGRKAAKALKRDGYLIANIYGKGLENINAAFKVNEFIKEVRKKTTLAFDVKVGSQVLNVVVVDYQKDPVTAELKHVDLKVAQKGVISKYMVPVKVVGTAIGLKNKGVLIQSKRRLKVKCAAENLPNFFELDVTKLDVGDALLIRDVVVPEGVTMVDADRVAVVGVEKAR from the coding sequence ATGCTAGAAGGTATCGTTAGAGAGAGTATCGGTAGAAAAGCTGCGAAGGCTTTAAAAAGAGATGGTTATCTAATCGCAAATATCTATGGAAAAGGATTAGAAAATATCAATGCAGCTTTTAAGGTGAATGAATTTATTAAAGAAGTTCGTAAAAAAACTACTTTAGCTTTTGATGTAAAAGTTGGTTCTCAAGTTTTAAATGTAGTTGTAGTTGATTATCAAAAAGATCCTGTTACAGCTGAACTTAAACATGTAGATTTAAAAGTAGCGCAAAAAGGTGTTATTTCTAAATATATGGTTCCAGTAAAAGTAGTAGGAACTGCAATAGGTCTTAAAAATAAAGGTGTTCTAATCCAATCAAAAAGAAGATTAAAAGTAAAATGTGCTGCTGAGAATTTGCCAAATTTCTTTGAACTTGATGTTACAAAACTTGATGTTGGAGATGCGCTTTTAATCCGTGATGTTGTTGTACCTGAAGGTGTGACTATGGTTGATGCTGATAGAGTTGCTGTAGTTGGCGTAGAAAAAGCAAGATAA
- a CDS encoding transaldolase, producing the protein MKKFSLWCDFVENEFLDTYFQDLIILKAINGATSNPAIFKNAILNSHKYKEKIKNYHIKDKKSLYECLAIEDIAKAADKLALNYYEKDDGFISIEIDPRLKDNTSLSLAEAKRLYTQIAKDNVMIKIPATKASYEVMQELMKNGISVNATLVFDFEQTKECFDALNLGLKEFRKNNIAKIREPQAVISIFVSRFDRLLNDQVLDKNFIGILTATKAYKYIVKQNEDDIRALFASTGVKGDDLEKDYYIKELLYDKAINTASLDAIKAFKGKQIIFKEPLKDECIEKKLNANISKDALSKACKDLLDDGLEQFCIAYEDILKSL; encoded by the coding sequence ATGAAAAAATTTTCCTTATGGTGTGATTTTGTAGAAAATGAATTTCTAGATACATATTTTCAAGATTTAATTATTTTAAAAGCTATAAATGGAGCTACTTCAAATCCTGCTATTTTTAAAAATGCAATTTTAAATTCACACAAATACAAAGAAAAAATAAAAAATTATCATATAAAAGATAAAAAATCTTTATATGAGTGTCTAGCTATAGAAGATATAGCAAAAGCCGCAGATAAACTTGCTTTAAATTATTATGAAAAAGATGATGGTTTTATAAGTATTGAAATTGATCCAAGATTAAAGGATAATACCAGTTTATCTTTGGCTGAAGCGAAGAGATTATATACTCAGATTGCAAAAGATAATGTAATGATTAAAATTCCTGCAACAAAGGCTTCATATGAAGTTATGCAAGAACTAATGAAAAATGGTATTAGTGTAAATGCTACTTTGGTATTTGATTTTGAGCAAACAAAAGAATGTTTTGATGCTTTAAATTTAGGTTTAAAAGAATTTAGAAAAAATAATATTGCAAAAATTAGAGAACCACAAGCTGTAATTAGTATTTTTGTAAGTCGTTTTGATAGACTTTTAAATGATCAGGTTTTAGATAAAAACTTTATAGGAATTTTAACTGCTACAAAAGCTTATAAATATATAGTAAAACAAAATGAAGATGATATTAGAGCACTTTTTGCTAGCACCGGCGTCAAGGGCGATGATTTAGAAAAAGATTATTATATTAAAGAATTACTCTATGATAAGGCTATTAATACTGCTTCATTAGATGCTATCAAGGCTTTTAAAGGCAAGCAAATTATATTTAAAGAGCCTTTAAAAGATGAGTGTATAGAGAAAAAATTGAATGCAAATATTTCAAAAGATGCTTTAAGTAAAGCTTGTAAGGATTTGCTTGATGATGGTTTGGAGCAATTTTGTATAGCTTATGAGGATATTTTAAAATCTTTATAA
- the serB gene encoding phosphoserine phosphatase SerB, with product MIKLCAFDFDSTLMDGETIDILAKAYHVGDAVKNITDKAMNGELDFFESLLERVALLKGMPLTQVKQCCENLPLMNGAIELCEYLKSQNVKIIVFSGGFHEGIDLVQRKLCFDFGFANFLHHKDGFLTGKVGGEIMFNNSKGIILQRLKSFLNLNTKEIMCVGDGANDISMFDECGLKIAFCAKTILKEYADVCIDKKDLKEIIKVIK from the coding sequence ATGATAAAACTTTGTGCTTTTGATTTTGATTCTACGCTGATGGATGGTGAGACCATCGATATTTTAGCAAAAGCATATCATGTCGGTGATGCTGTAAAAAACATTACCGACAAGGCTATGAATGGTGAGCTTGATTTTTTTGAAAGTTTATTAGAAAGAGTAGCTTTACTAAAAGGTATGCCTTTAACTCAAGTAAAACAATGTTGTGAAAATTTACCTTTGATGAATGGTGCTATAGAACTTTGTGAATATTTAAAATCACAAAATGTCAAAATTATAGTTTTTAGTGGCGGTTTTCATGAGGGTATAGATCTTGTACAAAGGAAACTTTGCTTTGATTTTGGATTTGCTAATTTTTTACATCATAAAGATGGATTTTTGACAGGTAAAGTCGGCGGGGAAATTATGTTTAATAACTCTAAAGGTATTATACTGCAAAGATTAAAAAGTTTTCTCAATTTAAATACTAAAGAAATTATGTGCGTAGGTGATGGGGCAAATGATATATCTATGTTTGATGAATGTGGATTAAAAATAGCTTTTTGTGCGAAAACTATTTTGAAAGAATATGCAGATGTTTGCATTGATAAAAAAGATTTAAAAGAAATTATAAAGGTAATAAAATGA
- a CDS encoding chemotaxis protein CheW: protein MNDKLNQVLQKQQAQISEPDIKEEDIIQLVGFVVGDEEYAIPILNIQEIIKPIEYTRVPSVPDYVLGVFNMRGNVMPLIDLAKRFNQGSSKMTPQTRYIVLKGIANGNQNPVGNAGFVIDRLTEAIKIHRNRIDPPPETLLKEKGMIFGIGKREENILTILKAEALLKREF, encoded by the coding sequence ATGAATGATAAATTAAACCAGGTTTTGCAAAAACAACAAGCACAAATTTCAGAACCTGATATTAAAGAAGAGGATATTATTCAGCTTGTAGGTTTTGTTGTAGGAGATGAGGAATATGCTATTCCGATTCTTAATATTCAAGAAATAATTAAGCCAATAGAATATACTAGGGTTCCTAGTGTACCTGATTATGTACTTGGTGTATTTAATATGAGGGGTAATGTTATGCCTTTGATAGATCTTGCAAAAAGATTTAATCAAGGAAGTTCTAAAATGACTCCTCAAACTAGATATATTGTATTAAAAGGTATAGCTAATGGAAACCAAAATCCAGTAGGTAATGCGGGATTTGTCATAGATAGATTAACAGAGGCTATTAAAATTCATAGAAATAGAATTGATCCACCACCTGAAACTTTATTGAAAGAAAAAGGAATGATTTTCGGTATAGGTAAAAGAGAAGAAAATATCTTAACTATACTAAAAGCTGAAGCTTTGTTAAAACGCGAGTTTTAA
- a CDS encoding hybrid sensor histidine kinase/response regulator has protein sequence MEDIQEILEDFLVEAFELVEQIDHDLVELEANPEDLELLNRIFRVAHTVKGSSSFLNFDVLTKLTHHMEDVLNKARHNELKITPEVMDVVLESIDMMKTLLNSIRDNGNDTAIGLDIAPICTRLTAVSEGESLDNVKAEVKVEENKQEEVKAEEQPDVDVNKLSDDEVEAEIERLLKARKAEDQARRAEKKKVQDVPSPQKAASAQSPSEKKVPAAGGASSGASMDQTIRVEVKRLDHLMNLIGELVLGKNRLLKIYDDVEERYDGEKFLEELNQVVSQLSIVTTDIQLAVMKTRMQPIAKVFNKFPRVVRDLGRELGKQMELEISGEETELDKSIVEEIGDPIMHMIRNSCDHGIEDPATRVANGKPEKGTVNLKAYNEGNHIVVEITDDGKGLDADALKIKAIEKNLITEREADQMTDKEAFTLIFKPGFSTAAKITNVSGRGVGMDVVKTNIEKLNGVIEVDSELGKGTVMKLKIPLTLAIIQSLLVGTQEEFFAIPLASVLETVRVPIDDIYTIEGKNVLRLRDEVLSLVRLSDVFGVKQVLENNDQTYVVVIGVAESKLGIMVDTLVGQEEIVIKSMGEYLQNIQGIAGATIRGDGRVTLIIDVAAMMDIAKEIKIDIKAQIESQAKKVVKEKPSDYTVLIVDDSKMDRNIMQKSLEPLGVSVIEATNGVEALNTIKSGEHDIDAVLIDIEMPRMDGYTLAGEIRKYSKYNNLPLVAVTSRTSKSDRLRGVEVGMTEYITKPYSPEYLENVVRKNLKLG, from the coding sequence ATGGAAGATATTCAAGAAATACTTGAGGATTTTTTAGTTGAAGCCTTTGAATTAGTTGAGCAAATTGACCATGATTTAGTTGAATTAGAAGCAAATCCTGAAGATTTAGAATTATTAAATAGAATTTTTCGTGTTGCACACACTGTTAAAGGATCTTCAAGCTTCTTAAATTTTGATGTTTTAACTAAACTTACTCATCATATGGAAGATGTTTTAAATAAAGCAAGACATAATGAACTTAAAATTACTCCTGAAGTTATGGATGTGGTTTTAGAATCTATTGATATGATGAAAACTTTATTAAATTCAATAAGAGATAATGGAAATGATACTGCAATAGGACTTGATATAGCTCCAATTTGTACAAGATTAACTGCTGTATCAGAAGGTGAAAGCTTAGACAATGTAAAAGCTGAAGTTAAAGTTGAAGAAAATAAACAAGAAGAAGTTAAAGCTGAAGAGCAACCTGATGTTGATGTAAATAAACTCAGTGATGATGAAGTAGAAGCTGAGATTGAAAGACTTTTAAAAGCTAGAAAGGCTGAAGATCAAGCAAGACGTGCTGAAAAGAAAAAAGTTCAAGATGTGCCAAGTCCTCAGAAAGCAGCATCAGCACAAAGTCCTTCTGAGAAAAAAGTTCCAGCAGCTGGTGGAGCAAGTAGTGGTGCAAGCATGGATCAAACGATTAGAGTTGAAGTTAAAAGACTTGATCACTTAATGAATTTAATTGGAGAGCTTGTTTTAGGCAAAAATCGTTTATTGAAAATTTATGATGATGTTGAAGAGCGTTACGATGGTGAAAAATTCTTAGAAGAATTAAATCAAGTAGTATCTCAACTAAGTATAGTTACTACTGACATACAGCTTGCTGTTATGAAAACAAGAATGCAACCAATTGCAAAAGTGTTTAATAAATTTCCAAGAGTTGTGCGTGATTTGGGTCGTGAACTTGGAAAACAAATGGAGCTTGAAATTTCAGGTGAAGAAACTGAACTTGATAAGTCTATAGTTGAGGAAATTGGTGATCCTATCATGCATATGATTAGAAATTCGTGTGATCATGGTATTGAAGATCCTGCAACTCGTGTTGCTAATGGAAAACCAGAAAAAGGAACTGTTAATCTTAAAGCATACAACGAAGGAAACCATATTGTTGTTGAGATTACAGATGATGGAAAAGGTCTTGATGCTGATGCTTTAAAAATTAAAGCTATAGAGAAGAATTTGATTACAGAACGTGAAGCTGATCAAATGACTGACAAAGAAGCATTTACATTGATTTTTAAACCAGGATTTTCTACTGCGGCAAAAATTACTAATGTTTCAGGCCGTGGCGTTGGAATGGATGTTGTTAAAACAAATATCGAAAAATTAAATGGTGTAATTGAGGTAGATAGTGAGCTTGGAAAAGGCACTGTTATGAAGTTGAAAATTCCACTTACTTTGGCTATTATTCAGTCATTGCTTGTTGGCACTCAAGAAGAATTTTTTGCTATTCCACTTGCTTCTGTTCTTGAAACTGTTAGAGTTCCAATTGATGATATTTATACTATTGAAGGTAAAAATGTACTGCGTTTGAGAGATGAAGTATTGTCGCTTGTAAGACTTTCAGATGTGTTTGGAGTTAAACAGGTACTTGAAAATAATGATCAAACTTATGTAGTTGTAATAGGAGTAGCAGAAAGTAAGCTTGGAATTATGGTAGATACTCTAGTTGGTCAAGAAGAAATCGTTATCAAATCAATGGGAGAATATTTGCAAAATATTCAAGGTATTGCGGGCGCGACTATTCGTGGTGATGGTAGAGTGACATTGATTATTGATGTGGCTGCTATGATGGATATTGCTAAAGAAATCAAGATTGATATTAAAGCTCAAATTGAATCACAAGCTAAAAAAGTAGTTAAAGAAAAACCGAGTGATTATACTGTGCTTATAGTAGATGATTCTAAAATGGATAGAAATATCATGCAAAAATCTTTAGAACCATTAGGAGTTAGCGTGATTGAGGCTACAAACGGTGTTGAAGCTTTAAATACTATTAAATCAGGTGAGCATGATATTGATGCTGTGTTGATTGATATTGAAATGCCAAGAATGGATGGTTATACTTTAGCAGGTGAAATTAGAAAATATTCTAAATACAACAATCTTCCACTTGTAGCTGTAACTTCAAGAACCAGCAAATCAGATCGTTTAAGAGGTGTTGAAGTAGGTATGACTGAATACATTACTAAACCTTACTCTCCAGAGTATTTAGAAAATGTAGTTAGAAAAAATTTAAAACTAGGATAA
- a CDS encoding chemotaxis protein translates to MFDENVIKTGSNEMELVDFRIFKQGHDKIYEGIYGVNVSKVREIIKIPFLTEIPGVPDYVEGIFDLRGVVIPVINLAKWMQIQEPEMTTIKPRVIITEFSNVLIGFIVHEAKRIRRINWKNIEPATFATSAGSLDKGKITGVTKIEGDEVLLILDLESIVQELGIYAPDTNIDDSKIQKIDGLALALDDSSTARKLVKDLLNRIGLKVVEAKDGIEGLHKLEELYNTYGADLKKHLKIIVSDVEMPQMDGFHFASKVREDERYKNIPIVFNSSLSNEFMSEKGVKEAGGEGYLVKFNASDFFAEISRVVAKHEKGEE, encoded by the coding sequence ATGTTTGATGAGAATGTCATAAAGACAGGTTCAAATGAAATGGAACTTGTTGATTTTCGCATCTTTAAACAAGGCCACGATAAGATTTATGAAGGAATTTATGGTGTTAATGTTTCTAAAGTTAGAGAGATTATTAAAATTCCTTTTTTAACTGAAATTCCAGGGGTACCTGATTATGTTGAAGGTATTTTTGATCTTCGTGGTGTTGTGATTCCGGTAATAAATCTTGCTAAATGGATGCAAATACAAGAGCCAGAGATGACAACTATAAAACCTAGGGTAATTATTACAGAATTTAGTAATGTGTTAATCGGATTTATAGTTCATGAAGCTAAAAGAATTCGTAGAATTAATTGGAAAAATATAGAACCAGCTACTTTTGCTACCAGTGCAGGGAGCTTAGATAAAGGTAAGATTACAGGTGTTACTAAGATAGAAGGAGATGAGGTTTTACTTATCTTAGATCTAGAAAGTATAGTGCAAGAACTTGGAATTTATGCCCCAGATACCAATATAGATGATTCTAAAATTCAAAAAATTGATGGACTTGCTTTGGCACTTGATGATAGTTCTACTGCGAGAAAACTTGTTAAAGATTTACTTAATAGAATAGGTTTGAAAGTTGTAGAAGCTAAAGATGGTATTGAAGGTTTACATAAACTTGAAGAGTTATATAACACTTATGGTGCAGATTTGAAAAAACATTTGAAAATTATTGTGAGTGATGTTGAAATGCCACAAATGGATGGATTTCATTTTGCATCTAAAGTAAGAGAAGATGAAAGATATAAAAATATACCTATAGTTTTTAATTCTTCATTATCAAATGAATTTATGAGTGAAAAAGGTGTTAAAGAAGCTGGTGGCGAAGGCTATTTAGTTAAATTTAATGCGAGTGATTTTTTTGCTGAAATTTCTCGTGTTGTAGCAAAACATGAAAAAGGTGAGGAGTAA